A genomic window from Montipora capricornis isolate CH-2021 chromosome 8, ASM3666992v2, whole genome shotgun sequence includes:
- the LOC138060057 gene encoding uncharacterized protein, whose protein sequence is MACSNSSDLDFSKPWLFSDVVLSVEGVKFHVHKSTLSMWSPVFEKMFTSDFSERHAEEIYLTGKKAEEVEVLLNIIYMYCFGTTEAEEVSDTSVSFPEGNALYPLGCPCTLPVHAGVPQGTKLGPILFLLMINDLATETPLLSSHWKYVDDLTISEVIPSGGTSSLQKDLDVIAQWSSRNNMNLNPKKCKELVISSLRTRPDLGPLCVNERPLERVSSHKVLGVTISDTLRWNEHVREIVSKASKRLYILRVLKRSGIPPEDLINIFYALVRSVLEYACVTWSTSLPIYLKDKIERVQKRALRILFPALSYRDAIVAANSTRLNVRRDELCKKVWDGICVPGSRLHHLIPPKRADCHAYELRNKNHVSLFKCRTERFKKSFFPTMASNAQSL, encoded by the exons atGGCCTGCTCTAACAGCTCTGATCTTGATTTCTCAAAACCATGGCTCTTCAGTGATGTGGTGCTGTCCGTAGAGGGGGTCAAATTCCATGTTCACAAAAGCACCTTATCAATGTGGTCCCCGGTGTTCGAGAAAATGTTCACCTCAGACTTTTCTGAGAGGCATGCGGAAGAGATTTACTTAACTGGTAAAAAAGCGGAAGAAGTCGAAGTATTGCTCAACATCATCTACATGTACTGTTTTGGAACAACTGAGGCTGAGGAGGTTTCAG ATACCAGCGTAAGCTTTCCGGAAGGAAATGCTTTGTATCCCCTTGGATGCCCGTGCACGCTGCCCGTGCACGCTGGAGTTCCACAGGGCACTAAGCTTGGTCCCATCCTGTTCCTCCTGATGATTAACGATCTCGCGACTGAAACCCCACTACTATCGAGCCACTGGAAATATGTAGATGACCTAACAATATCTGAGGTCATCCCATCAGGCGGCACATCGTCCCTTCAGAAAGATCTTGACGTCATTGCACAGTGGTCGTCGCGTAACAATATGAACCTCAACCCAAAGAAGTGCAAGGAACTTGTGATTAGCTCGCTTAGAACACGGCCAGATCTCGGCCCTTTGTGCGTCAATGAACGTCCCTTAGAACGCGTCTCTTCACATAAAGTCCTTGGAGTCACTATCAGCGACACTCTTAGGTGGAATGAGCACGTGCGTGAGATCGTCTCCAAAGCTTCAAAACGCCTTTACATCTTAAGAGTGCTCAAGCGGTCCGGAATTCCACCGGAAGACCTTATTAACATCTTCTATGCCTTGGTACGATCGGTCCTCGAATACGCCTGCGTCACTTGGTCTACCAGCCTGCCAATTTACCTCAAGGACAAGATCGAGAGAGTCCAGAAAAGAGCTCTGCGTATATTATTCCCGGCGCTGAGCTACAGAGATGCCATTGTGGCTGCAAACTCCACTCGCTTAAATGTGAGAAGAGACGAACTCTGTAAGAAAGTCTGGGACGGTATCTGCGTGCCTGGGTCACGGCTGCACCACCTCATACCACCAAAGCGCGCCGATTGCCATGCTTATGAGTTGCGCAACAAAAACCATGTATCACTTTTTAAATGCCGGActgaaagatttaaaaaatctttttttccaacAATGGCGTCTAACGCCCAGTCCTTGTAA
- the LOC138013996 gene encoding uncharacterized protein → MAASQESNINLWKLSRLLADHERCKEHNLLSSSMKCPKPECGNALKWQRRTASRDGFVWRCSRKNCNGQASIRQKSWFSGSKLSLEKILALTYAWAHKFTTTQAVHETALDEETTSTETVIDWYDYCREVCADRIMKQHARPIGGPGTTVEIDESKFGKMKYHKGRYIEGQWVFGGICRETKACFLVPVERRDNETLLPIIRAQILPGTRVMSDMWKAYDCLQDEGYHHLRVNHRLNFVDPDTLAHTQRIENTWWGRSKTKYASYRNIRGSV, encoded by the coding sequence ATGGCCGCCTCTCAAGAATCAAACATAAACTTATGGAAACTATCCCGACTTTTAGCCGATCACGAGCGGTGCAAAGAGCACAATCTACTCTCGTCGTCAATGAAATGCCCTAAACCTGAGTGCGGAAACGCACTCAAATGGCAAAGACGAACTGCATCGAGGGATGGATTTGTTTGGCGATGCtctagaaaaaactgcaatggacaagcttcaatccgccagaagtCATGGTTTTCTGGTAGTAAGCtttcccttgaaaaaatattagccctaacTTACGCTTGGGCGCATAAATTCACCACAACACAAGCAGTGCACGAAACCGCGTTAGATGAAGAAACCACCTCGACAGAAACGGTGATAGATTGGTATGACTATTGCCGGGAGGTTTGTGCAGATAGAATAATGAAACAACATGCGAGGCCAATAGGCGGTCCTGGTACAACTGTTGAGATTGATGAGTCCAAGTTTGGCAAGATGAAGTATCACAAAGGTCGCTACATCGAAGGACAGTGGGTCTTTGGTGGCATTTGCCGGGAAACCAAGGCCTGCTTCCTTGTCCCGGTAGAGCGCAGGGATAACGAGACACTCTTGCCAATTATCCGCGCTCAAATATTGCCTGGAACACGCGTGATGAGTGACATGTGGAAAGCTTACGATTGCCTACAAGACGAGGGCTATCATCATCTCagagttaaccatcgcctaaacttcgttgACCCAGACACGCTTGCCCACACGCAGCGCATTGAAAATACATGGTGGGGCCGGAGtaaaacgaagtatgcctcgtacaggAACATCCGTGGATCTGTTTGA
- the LOC138014577 gene encoding uncharacterized protein, with protein sequence MEGKRMNFHDCVTFFLVGDNYQFLLELAEEYQMTRVKELCIEYLSCNICSKNFAEFYMVAEKFGLEGIMEKSLEESSHLPLSSLERDDSFTDLPDKTKVEFLKCRIKELEKTLGEYITTCSSLVTNVYRTVAATFETTKCDNYQNHNLCFGDRNSRNKNFKLSCKCCQRRVQDANCELRYPLLKAELKKLFDLGNCNRTAQKLKPVKF encoded by the coding sequence ATGGAAGGGAAACGCATGAATTTTCATGATTGTGTCACCTTCTTCCTTGTAGGTGACAACTATCAATTCCTACTGGAACTTGCCGAGGAATATCAAATGACGAGGGTTAAAGAATTATGCATCGAATATCTTAGCTGTAATATTTGCTCTAAAAACTTCGCAGAATTCTACATGGTTGCAGAGAAATTTGGTCTTGAAGGCATTATGGAAAAATCTCTCGAAGAAAGTAGCCATCTACCCCTAAGCTCTTTAGAAAGAGATGATAGCTTTACCGATCTCCCGGATAAAACAAAGGTGGAGTTTTTAAAATGCAGAATAAAAGAACTGGAAAAGACTCTTGGGGAATACATTACAACTTGTTCAAGTCTCGTGACCAATGTATACAGGACGGTGGCTGCGACCTTTGAGACGACGAAGTGTGATAACTACCAGAACCATAATCTGTGTTTCGGAGACCGGAATAGTAGGAATAAGAACTTCAAGCTGTCGTGCAAATGCTGCCAAAGACGGGTTCAAGACGCAAATTGTGAGTTGCGTTACCCATTGCTAAAAGCAGAGTTGAAGAAGCTATTTGATCTAGGAAACTGCAACAGAACAGCGCAGAAACTAAAACCGGTGAAATTTTAA
- the LOC138060058 gene encoding uncharacterized protein, with protein MASTVLNYLGRFLIVVLTLTQLVFFVAYPLVVNYRFASLIVVVAILICYFVGTIMMLVAFSMFSHAYGDTDGLRSSTLIWTGYVAIYLVPNIVITFGFVVDALEEDGFLWYRVLKRVLCITPFILLLLILISTKAADSFERYRKQMWYLSFQMVIELFDISEMLSIVLDAKQQKYGISHVHEFGVAVTTVACFAYLITPLQMEETIFVGGEIKTRYKTTLVRHVLQMIGVNLLFLIFRLTLEHGKDSSISIGISKNVLGMLYSMWTIIDLCKRNPHDN; from the coding sequence ATGGCATCCACTGTACTTAATTACCTTGGACGTTTTCTAATAGTCGTGCTGACTTTGACCCAGCTTGTTTTCTTCGTAGCTTACCCATTGGTGGTCAATTACCGCTTTGCTAGTTTAATCGTTGTCGTTGCAATACTCATCTGTTATTTTGTTGGTACAATCATGATGCTGGTAGCATTTTCAATGTTTTCTCACGCATATGGAGATACAGATGGTCTCCGGTCATCCACCCTTATCTGGACAGGATACGTAGCAATTTATTTGGTTCCAAATATTGTCATAACATTTGGATTCGTCGTCGACGCTCTCGAAGAAGACGGTTTTCTTTGGTACCGTGTATTAAAGAGAGTGCTTTGCATAACACCGTTTATCTTATTACTGCTAATTCTAATAAGCACAAAAGCTGCAGACAGCTTTGAGCGATACAGGAAGCAGATGTGGTACCTTTCATTTCAGATGGTGATAGAACTGTTTGATATATCGGAAATGTTAAGCATAGTTTTGGATGCAAAGCAACAGAAATATGGCATTTCACATGTACATGAATTTGGTGTAGCTGTGACCACTGTGGCTTGCTTCGCTTATCTGATAACTCCTTTACAAATGGAAGAAACAATATTCGTGGGAGGAGAGATCAAAACACGTTACAAGACAACTCTGGTTCGCCACGTCCTTCAAATGATCGGCGTCAACTTGTTGTTCTTGATCTTCCGCTTAACTTTGGAACATGGGAAGGACAGTTCAATTTCCATTGGTATTTCAAAAAATGTTCTTGGAATGTTATATTCCATGTGGACGATCATTGACCTTTGTAAGCGTAATCCGCACGACAACTAA
- the LOC138014579 gene encoding uncharacterized protein isoform X1 — protein sequence MKHFGKVLALLFALSWATGKPVNDFKEWNEESKDWEEDWKDDAEDGGGYTLQDSAMVWDDKKEQWGEEDWGEEQFDEGEVEWENDASSNENEEDWNDDEENWEDDEKSWVGETPSELDDDPLTVVEATFEELEDDLNSFKKELEEMEMELHHAQEWNS from the exons ATGAAGCATTTCGGAAAAGTCCTGGCACTGTTGTTTGCGCTTTCATGGGCAACGGGTAAACCCGTGAATGACTTCAAGGAATGGAACGAGGAATCAAAGGACTGGGAGGAAGATTGGAAGGACGATGCGGAGGATGGAGGTGGGTACACCTTACAAG ATTCCGCTATGGTCTGGGACGATAAAAAGGAACAGTGGGGAGAAGAGGACTGGGGCGAAGAACAGTTCGATGAGGGAGAGGTTGAATGGGAAAATGACGCCAGTTCCAACGAGAACGAAGAAGACTGGAACGATGACGAAGAAAATTGGGAAGATGACGAGAAAAGCTGGGTAGGGGAAACACCAAGTGAATTGGATGACGACCCTTTGACAG TAGTTGAAGCCACTTTCGAGGAATTAGAGGACGACCTTAACTCTTTTAAGAAAG AACTTGAAGAGATGGAAATGGAACTGCACCACGCTCAGGAATGGAATTCATAG
- the LOC138014579 gene encoding acidic leucine-rich nuclear phosphoprotein 32 family member A-like isoform X2, with protein MKHFGKVLALLFALSWATGKPVNDFKEWNEESKDWEEDWKDDAEDGDSAMVWDDKKEQWGEEDWGEEQFDEGEVEWENDASSNENEEDWNDDEENWEDDEKSWVGETPSELDDDPLTVVEATFEELEDDLNSFKKELEEMEMELHHAQEWNS; from the exons ATGAAGCATTTCGGAAAAGTCCTGGCACTGTTGTTTGCGCTTTCATGGGCAACGGGTAAACCCGTGAATGACTTCAAGGAATGGAACGAGGAATCAAAGGACTGGGAGGAAGATTGGAAGGACGATGCGGAGGATGGAG ATTCCGCTATGGTCTGGGACGATAAAAAGGAACAGTGGGGAGAAGAGGACTGGGGCGAAGAACAGTTCGATGAGGGAGAGGTTGAATGGGAAAATGACGCCAGTTCCAACGAGAACGAAGAAGACTGGAACGATGACGAAGAAAATTGGGAAGATGACGAGAAAAGCTGGGTAGGGGAAACACCAAGTGAATTGGATGACGACCCTTTGACAG TAGTTGAAGCCACTTTCGAGGAATTAGAGGACGACCTTAACTCTTTTAAGAAAG AACTTGAAGAGATGGAAATGGAACTGCACCACGCTCAGGAATGGAATTCATAG